In the Chroococcidiopsis sp. SAG 2025 genome, one interval contains:
- a CDS encoding glycosyltransferase family 39 protein, translating into MKRLNRWLSIGLVLILGFLLGISGFSVWDKSPAAADRVAWSVQTQWIAPQAPTYRFYARRSFFLNDVPAAAWLRLSADNDFILYVNGRAIARDRNILYHSLGLGSRFTEDFQRANDSVAYRSRGYDWIQLANAKDWKLSTYIDLTRHLQSGRNTIAIEVQKSRQNPRVVVEGAVYPLSASPAIDLATGTTPWVVSNLNEAHNGLLWFDRDFPDESWSSAKAIGSVREGTYNRLSPRLFDRFLEGNWITGIESSQGEVWLRSDWQIPQHQFSRAFIRFAGDGKYALLINGLLVNRYDAEHNNELHMYEVTNFLRPGSNTLAVHLTRPIHQVGTAAPFNPLGFFLDGWAETKSHAAIAPISTNNTWKTLEQPGSGWFNGKGEAQAAQDLGLPNVQKLDRTFEGDAYLLNYPDYLWHFWLWQLAGVGCAVVSAWSLGRFWLGDRHSWWNSLGAGAELLLPGTLFLIGIGLLKHRYAEAERGLLFFQQQSNSLILLGFVVVVLLTLLWSWRERKLACLGLWLPMGLTAFVSLSLVGSVGASPASMCLILFGFGAIALFILLPSHTRHNLIHRLTTAYQTYSPVWNQWLILGAIVAIGFVVRTYNLGFVDLDADENTSLDATRGILRTGAPQATSGIWYTRSPAYHYMLALWLRLLGDSVVNARFLSVLWGTATLVLVFILTRTITGKAWLALIVTAILAFDPSQVYFSRFIRFYQVVQCLSILSFWLFLKGFVDRSGRAYQYGFFIALTLTILNQEVTVTLLPCFLVGFLFFYRPFRWADDWQIVVSSIVSMGIIAYDLVFFSIRCLTPWVALSDSTDAYLKVHFFSISGLANNFFVGSSRMHIIYSSSFC; encoded by the coding sequence ATGAAGCGTTTAAACCGTTGGCTATCGATCGGATTAGTCTTAATCCTGGGCTTTTTGTTGGGCATATCGGGCTTTTCTGTTTGGGATAAAAGTCCTGCTGCTGCCGATCGCGTTGCTTGGTCTGTTCAAACGCAGTGGATTGCGCCCCAAGCGCCAACTTACCGTTTTTATGCCCGTCGGTCTTTTTTCCTGAATGACGTTCCCGCAGCAGCCTGGTTGCGGTTGAGTGCCGACAACGATTTCATTCTTTATGTTAACGGACGGGCGATCGCTAGAGACAGAAATATTCTCTATCATTCTCTGGGCTTAGGAAGTCGCTTTACCGAAGATTTTCAAAGGGCAAATGATAGCGTTGCTTACCGTTCGCGGGGTTACGACTGGATTCAGCTTGCCAATGCTAAAGATTGGAAATTAAGTACCTATATTGACTTGACTCGTCACCTCCAATCTGGGAGAAATACGATCGCGATCGAGGTGCAAAAAAGTCGGCAAAATCCGCGTGTGGTAGTTGAGGGCGCTGTCTATCCCTTATCTGCATCACCCGCGATCGATCTGGCGACAGGCACAACACCTTGGGTAGTCTCAAATCTCAACGAAGCCCACAATGGTTTGCTTTGGTTCGATCGCGATTTTCCTGATGAAAGTTGGTCTTCAGCCAAGGCAATTGGTTCGGTGCGAGAAGGAACTTATAATCGCCTCAGTCCAAGACTGTTCGATCGCTTCCTAGAGGGAAACTGGATTACTGGAATTGAAAGTTCCCAAGGTGAAGTGTGGCTCAGAAGTGATTGGCAGATCCCGCAACATCAGTTTTCCCGTGCTTTCATTCGGTTTGCAGGAGATGGCAAGTATGCTTTGCTAATTAACGGTTTATTGGTCAACCGCTACGATGCCGAGCATAATAACGAATTACATATGTATGAGGTGACAAATTTTCTTCGACCTGGTAGCAATACTCTGGCAGTCCATTTGACTCGACCCATACATCAAGTTGGCACGGCAGCTCCCTTTAATCCACTGGGATTTTTCTTGGATGGCTGGGCAGAAACTAAGTCTCACGCAGCGATCGCACCCATTTCTACAAATAACACTTGGAAGACTCTGGAGCAACCTGGATCTGGCTGGTTCAATGGTAAGGGTGAAGCACAAGCAGCACAGGATTTGGGTTTACCAAACGTACAAAAGTTAGACCGCACGTTTGAGGGTGATGCATATCTGCTCAATTATCCCGATTATCTCTGGCACTTTTGGCTGTGGCAATTAGCAGGTGTAGGTTGTGCTGTAGTGAGTGCTTGGAGTCTCGGTAGATTTTGGCTGGGCGATCGCCATAGCTGGTGGAATAGCTTAGGTGCTGGGGCAGAGCTGTTATTACCTGGAACGCTCTTCTTAATTGGGATTGGTTTACTCAAACACCGCTATGCAGAAGCAGAACGAGGACTGCTGTTTTTTCAACAACAGAGTAATTCGCTTATCTTGCTAGGGTTTGTAGTTGTCGTGTTGCTGACGCTCCTGTGGAGTTGGCGGGAAAGAAAACTAGCTTGCTTGGGGCTGTGGTTGCCTATGGGGTTAACTGCCTTTGTCAGCTTGAGTTTAGTCGGTAGCGTTGGGGCATCTCCAGCAAGTATGTGCTTAATTTTGTTTGGGTTTGGGGCGATCGCCCTGTTTATCTTACTTCCCAGCCACACGCGACACAACCTCATACATCGATTGACGACAGCTTACCAAACCTATTCTCCTGTATGGAATCAATGGTTGATACTGGGTGCGATCGTCGCGATCGGTTTTGTGGTTAGAACCTATAACCTTGGCTTCGTAGATCTCGATGCGGATGAAAATACGTCTTTAGATGCAACTAGGGGAATTCTCCGCACAGGTGCGCCCCAAGCGACATCTGGTATTTGGTACACCCGCTCTCCAGCCTATCACTACATGCTGGCACTATGGTTGCGGCTGCTAGGGGACTCAGTTGTGAACGCTCGCTTTTTGTCGGTACTTTGGGGTACAGCCACCTTAGTTTTAGTTTTTATCCTCACGCGCACAATTACCGGAAAAGCTTGGCTGGCTCTGATCGTCACGGCAATTTTAGCTTTCGATCCATCGCAAGTCTACTTTTCTCGCTTTATTCGGTTTTATCAAGTCGTTCAATGCCTGAGCATCTTAAGTTTCTGGTTATTCCTCAAAGGATTTGTTGATCGCAGTGGTAGGGCTTATCAATATGGATTCTTTATTGCGCTTACTCTAACGATCTTAAATCAAGAGGTAACTGTAACTTTATTGCCTTGCTTTTTGGTAGGATTTCTATTTTTCTATCGACCTTTTCGCTGGGCGGACGATTGGCAAATTGTTGTCAGTAGTATCGTATCGATGGGGATTATTGCTTACGATCTTGTTTTCTTTTCGATTCGATGTTTGACTCCTTGGGTAGCTCTTTCCGACAGTACAGATGCTTATCTCAAAGTGCATTTTTTTAGTATTTCAGGACTAGCAAATAATTTCTTTGTTGGTTCTAGTCGAATGCATATTATTTATAGTTCTTCTTTTTGTTAG